The DNA window attaatgcatttacatgCATGTCAAATATGGAGGGTTGAAATATTTTCACCTAATTAGATAGGTAACTTTGAATTTGTCATCCATAATATTCACACACTATTCATAACACTCCCCCTTGGATGACAAAATGTTTATTCTAAATTACGCTATGTCGTACTGCCTCATTAAAAACCTCACTAAAGAAAAACCCAATGGGATAAAAACTTTAGTTAGGGAAAAAGAGTGCAGTGCGTAATTTCTCCCCCTCATTGCAACAGAGATAATCCTTCATGTATTTCGCAGATGGCGCATTCCAATATTATGAACATGTTTTCTAAATATTGCTGTAGGAAGTGCCTTCGTGAAGAGATCagatgaattattatttgattgaaCATACTGGATGTcaatttcttgattctttatAAGTTCTTGAGTGTATGAAAAGAATCTTGGAGGTATATGTTTGGTTCTGTCACTCTTGACGTATCCTTCCTTGATTTGTGCTATACATGCAGCATTATCTTCATATAGAACAGTTGGACTCTTATGGACTGGAAGACCACAAGATTCTTGAATGTGTTGTGTTATTGATCTGAGCCACACACATTCCCTACTTGCTTCATGTAATGCAATAAGTTCAGCATGATTTGAGGAAGTGGCTACAATTGTTTGTTTCTGTGACCGCCAAGAAATTGCAGTACCTCCACTTGTAAATACATATCCAGTTTGAGACTTAACCTTATGAGGATCAGACAAATAACCTGCATCTGCATAACCAATCAATTCTAGATTTGAAtcgttagaataaaataaaccaaGATCAGTGCTTCCACGAAGATAAcgtaatatatgtttgattccATTCCAATGTCTCTTCGTGGGAGCTGAACTGAATCTTGCCAATAAATTGACAGAAAAGGATATGTCAGGACGAGTGCAATTAGCGAGATACATAAGTGCTCCAATTGCACTGAGATATGGTACTTCAGGACCAAGAATATCCTCATTTTCTCCACAAGGACAAAATGGATCAGTTTCAACATTTAGTGATCGATTAACCATAGGAGTACTTAAAGGATTTGCTTTATCCATGCCAAAACGTTTTAAGatcttttctatataatttgACTGATGCATTAATACACCATTGTGCATATGTTCAATTTGTAAACCAAGACAATATTTGGTTTTTCCAAgatctttcatttcaaattcTTCCTTTAAGTACACACTTGCTTCATTGATCTCACTATCTGttccaataatatttaaatcgtcAACATAGACAGCTATAATCACAAATCCGGATGTTGATTTCTTGATAAAAATGCATGGGCAAATAAGGTTATTCACATAgcctttatttatcaaataatcgcTTAAACGATTATACCACATGCGCCCTGATTGTTTTAACCCATACAAAGATCTTTGCAATTTGATTGAATACATTTCTTTGGGTTTTCTATTTAATGCTTCAGGCATTTTAAATCCTTTAGGGACCTTAATATAAATATCGCTATCTAGCGATCCATACAAGTATGCTGTTACAACATCCATGAGACGCATTTCTAATTTCTTAGAAACTGCAAGACTGATCAAATATCGAAATGTAATTGCATCCATGACAGGAGAATATGTTTCATCATAATCAATTCCAGGTCTTTGAGAAAAGCCTTGAGCAACAAGTCTAGCTTTATATCTTGTGATTTCATTTTTCTCATTTCGTTTTCGTATAAAGACCCATTTGTAACCTACCGGGTTCACATCTTTAGGTGTGAGGACAACAGGTCCAAACACACTTCTCTTGTTAAGAGAATCTAATTCAGCTTGCATAGCGTCTTTCCATTTATCCCAATCATGTCTATTTTGACATTCAATAACCGATCTCGGTTCGGGATCCTCATTTCCATTTATGATATCACATGCAACAGCATAAGAGAAAATTTCGTCAATATTTTCCATTGTGTCTCGATTCCAAACAATCTttgtattattgtaattaatcgAGATTTCTTCGTTATTCTCATTTGTGTCCTCTTCTAGGGTACTGTCTTGAtcaattacattcatatcctcttctggggCATTGCCTTGGTTAACCTcatttatttcttcttctggagtattttctttatcttgtgTTTCTTCAGGAACACCTTTCTCTTTGCTAGCATGATCGAGATTTTCTGCTCCTTTTCTTTTCCTAGGATTTTTATTTCTTGAACCGATCGGTCTTCCACGCTTCTGGCGTGTCTTTGATTCATGAGCGACTTTATTTTCAGAATTCTCTTTTGGAATCTCAACTCTAGCAGGGGCATTAACTGCTGGTATATATGATTTAGTCACTCTTTTTGTAACTGTAAATGCATCAGGTAATTGATTTGCAACAGCTTGCAAATGCACAATCTTTTGAACTTCTGTTTCACATTGTTTTGTGCAAGGATCAAGATGCAATAATGAAGGTTCACACCATGCAATATTTTTATctgattgtttattttctcCCCCTAATGGTGGGAACTCTTCTTCATTAAAATGACAATCGGCGAAACGTGCTGTAAAAACATCACCTGTTAAAGGTTCAAGATACCTAATTATGGATGCAGACACATAACCAACGTATATTCCCAATCTTCTTTGAGGACCCATTTTTGTGCGTTGTGGTGGTGCAATTGGCACGTATACAGCACAACCAAAAACCCTAAGATGGGCAATATCTGGTTCTTGACCAAATGCTAATTGTAATGGGGAGTATttatgatatgcactaggtctaACACGAATTAATGATGCAGCATGTAATATAGCATGTCCCCATATAGAGATAGGTAGCTTAGTTCTCATCATTAATGGTCTAGCAATAAGCTGAAGGCGCTTAATTAGAGATTCAGCTAAACCATTCTGTGTATGTACGTGTGCAACAGGATGCTCAACTGTGATTCCAACAGACATGCAATAATCATTGAATGTTTGAGATGTGAATTCACCAGCATTATCAAGTCTTACCCTTTTAATTGTGTAATCAGGGAATTGAACAcgcaatttaataatttgggCAAGAAATCTTGCAAATGCAACATTGCGAgttgataataaacaaacatgTGACCATCTGCTGGATGCGTCAATCAATACCATAAAGTATCTGAATGGTCCACATGGTGGATGAATTGGCCCACATATATCACCTTGAATTCTTTCAAGAAATAAAGGTGATTCATTCTCAATTTTAGCCGGTGAAGGTCtcacaattaattttccaaTAGAACAAGCTGTACATGACATATTACTTACTTGGGGAATTTTCTCACCTTTCAGTGGATGTCCTCGTGCACTGTCAATTATTCTCCGCATCATTATTGATCCTGGATGACCCAATCTTTCATGCCATAATTTTAGTATTGAAGCATCAcaatactttttcttttcagcCATATGTGATTCGACcacatttatatatgtataatataaaccaGAAGAAAATGTGggtaatttttcaattacatgCTTCTTACCTGAAACATTTGTTGTAATATGAAGATATTCCAtattatcatcatttttttgTCTCAATATGGAATTTATTCAGACGAATATCTTTAAAACTCAACAAGTTTCTTTGAGACTTGGGGGAAAATAATGCTTCATTAATGGTAAGTACAGTTCCCCCTTGTAATAGAATAGTAGCTCTTCCGGagccttcaattaattttacctTACCAGATATTGTACTGACATTTGTCTGACATCttttaagatttgaaaaatatttttggtgtttgagTATAGTGTGGGTTGTCGCACTATCCACAAGACATATGTCTTCATTACTGAACTTGGACGAAACAACATGCTGAGAATTATCCATATGCTTCTTAattcaaacaaagaaaaattcatCATAAGAAATTATAGAATAACACAACAATAcataagtaaataataaaaacattacaatacatGCTGGATTAGTTTTCATTATTATTGTTCTCAAGAAAATCAGAAACATCTAAATGTGTCATGTCTATAGAGTCATTATGCATTAGACTGTGGTCAAAATCATCATCAGCAACAAAATTTGTTTCTATATTCTTTCCATTTTCCTTGAGGGAAGCTTGGTAAAGCTCAACAAGATGTTTGGGCGTACGACAGGTACGCGACCAATGCCCAGTCATGCCACATCGATAACATTTACTATCGACATTTTTCACTTGATGTTTGTATTGTCCACTGTTTCTGTTTTCTTGTTTCTCCTCCTTCTTATCCCACTTCTGGTGGTGATTCTTATGCTTAAAGGAGTTATTATAACCGACATGGTTGTAATTATTTCCACCTCGACCATAACCATGACCACGACCACGACCACGGCCACGACCACGACCACGAGGAGATCTATATGCGCTCGCATTTACTTCAGGAAATGGAGCAGAACCAGTGGGTCGTGCCGCATGATTTTTCATTAACAGCTCGTTATTCTGCTCAGCCACTAGAAGGCAAGAAATCAGCTCTGAATATTTCTTAAACCCTTTCTCACGATACTGCTGCTGGAGTACCACATTAGATGCATGAAAAGTGGAGAatgttttttctaataaatcttCATCAGTAATTGTTTCTCCACACAATTTTAGCTTTGAGCTAATTCGGAATATTGCAGAATTGTATTCACTAACACTTTTAAAATCCTGCAATCTTAAATGCATCCAGTCATAACGAGCTTTTGGAAGAATTACAGTTTTCTGATGGTCGAAGCGTTCTTTTAAACTATTCCAGAGAACAAGTGGATTATCTTCACTgagatattcatttttttaatccttCATCAAGATGATGGCGAAGGAAGATCATTGCTTTTGCACGATCTTGAGTAGAGGCATTATTTCCCTCTTTAATAGTGTCCTCATGACCAGAGGCTTGCAGATGTATTTTAGCATCTAGTATCCATGACAGATAATTTTTTCCAGATACATCAAGTGCCGTAAATTCAAGCTTTGTAAGGTTTGACATGATTAAACTAtcacatgaaaaataaatataattagaactaatatttatttatgcgataaaaacatagaaataataatcatttattttcaagAGTAAACAAACAAGTACAACCATCATATTTTTGGCTTATAAATATgcataatcaacaattattgcAGCAACTAGTAAAggtagaacaataaatacaaaaatacctaaatataaataaaattctttcCACGGAAGATTAAATATACCAATGAGTATTAAATTAAgtaacataataataataatccaaaatagcttcatttttgaatttttgaagatTAAGAGATGAAAAATTGTGTAGTGAAAATAAATAGTAAAGTGAGTATATATAGAGAAAAATATAGCCGTTTTATTACCGTTATATAGCCGTTTGTTACCGTTATGTAGccgttaggttattttatattttttttgaataaaattatttagatgAGGACAACAAtggattaaatttaattatggtataaaaatatttatatttatactaatAGTGTCAACTAAATAAAATCGTTTATAGCAAGGGGATTACCACTCAAGCATCaacgattaaaattaaattatcaaaagatTATTTATAGGAGGCTTAGCCttccatataaaaattaataacatagatataaacataataaattaaatattaagtaaataaaatttgtaggAGGTATAACCTtccattaattaaataattagacaaGTATTAAAGTTAGAGATTTACCTTTAGAATACTTTACCGAATTTTCTTGGATTAGAGAATCGTAAACTAATAGAACGATCGTGCTGATAAcgtgttataaatttaatgataatataaataatgtttatagactaaactaattaataattagtgaTCACAATAATGCAACAAGAGAGCATATATTTGGGAGGAATTTTACTTCTTTGATGAGTATTTTCAATTGTAAATTTTACATGGAATGGaacctatttataggcaatttcacccaccatgtaattaatgcatttacatgCATGTCAAATATGGAGGGTTGAAATATTTTCACCTAATTAGATAGATAACTTTGAATTTGTCATCCATAATATTCACACACTATTCATAACACATTTTAATTATCCATTCCAATCATTTATATTACCCCTACATCATCCAAAAATATATTGTGGTTTGTATACTTTGTtggttgatattttttttataatgaatggCTTTCATTTCCTTAAAAAATTtagagataaaataaaaaaagaagtttAATAGAAAAGCAAAATGAAAtcgaaaataaaaaacaaacggTAATCAATCATCACTCTCCCAATAACTAATTGTAATGACTCTTCAAGCAAGCTCCTGTAGCTATGGAAATTCCTTCATTTCTCCGCCCAGACCCTCCCGTCTCCGCCGCGCGCCGTCGTCCCTAATCCGAGCCAAAGGTAAATTGTTCTTCATTATCCCTTATGTTCAGTTGAGTTAGTAATTGTAGTCATTAAGTagttaatctaatttaattgtAATGTAATGATGTTTTTGTTTACTATGTTTCtaattattaatgttttaatttatgaaCAGCTGAACCATCGGATAAATCAGTAGAGTTAATGAGGAAATTCTCGGAGCAGTATGCTCGTAAATCCGGAACTTATTTCTGTGTAGATAAGGGTGTTACTTCTGTTGTCATTAAGGTATAATTTTCGGAACAGTTTGCTCGTAAATCCGGGACTTTTTTCTTTGTGTTTATGTGTTCTTCATTTTTGAATTGGAATTAGGGTTTGGCAGAACATAAAGACACATTGGGTGCACCTCTTTGTCCTTGTAGGTAAttattttagcttttttttctatttattttgagaattatttaaattttaggcaTCCGGAAATTCTTGAACATGACCAATTGGATTTACAGGCATTATGATGATAAACCAGCCGAAGCGGGTCAGGGTTTTTGGAATTGTCCGTGCGTTCCGATGAGAGAAAGGTGCAcacattaatattttttcgttaTGAATTATTAGGTGTAAGTAGTAACGGTAGATAATATGTAgaacatttttaaatgaattgCAGTTAAACGGGAAATTTTGTTCACTGTTTGACCTAAGATTTCGATtctcttccgaaattgacattCTTTTAGCCTCAATTGGTTATAAACTTGGAGACTTATGTTTGCTTATTCTTGCAATTTCCGAACTATAGTGTACATGTCTTTCTTAACTCCTGTTACAGCACTGTTGCCTTTTAGTCATCTGTTTCTTTGAAACATGTTAGCCATGTTTCACATCTGCTACCATCATCCTATTGGAAGTTCTGAAAGACTTTAGCTCTGTTTGAAAGTGCATAGAGACTTGCTTTATCTTTCTATTGAGTATTTGTCCTGCTTATGGTTATGGAGGTTTAGCTACCTGATAGTAATAGCATTTTAGTATATGTCCTTTACACTAGTCCATGAGCATGTGACTGTGTCATACTCATCGGTTGTAATAGagtattttatcatttttggtAATTTGCAAAGTTGAATCGCCCAGATAAAATAACTATAAACTAAGTGTAGGTTATTAGAATAGCTCGAGATAAGAACCTGTTCTTGAAGTATCTTCTTTACCACAAGCATGGTATTGAAAGCCTACTTCCTGGGTTGAGATGATATTTCTTAGGGAAAAAGAAGATTTTAGGTGTGTTACTAGGCATACAGAATCACATGGGATAACAAGTGAATCTTTGGATCTGTGCATACATCGCATGCTAATAGCCGCCATAGGGTGAATTAGAGAAGAAGATATTGCAATAGATCATCTTGGTGACTGCATATTTGCTGCTAATGCAATCATGAAAAATAAAACTAGTGGTAAAGGATATATAGTAGAGGATCATCAATAAAGGTTCATTATGCCCTTCCAGTTTGGCATAAACGATAAACCGAGTCCAAGTTCGTAGTTTTGGACAAAAACACCCACAACTTGACATTTTTGAGTCAGTTTACACCTTTAGCTATCAAGATTGAGGTTACATTAGGGTGTGAATTGACCCAAAATTTGCAAGTTGTGAGTTTCTTATATCCAAAACCACAAATTCAGACTCTTTTGATCTTTTGTGCCGAATTGGAGGGGCGAAATGAACCTTTGTTGAGAGGATTATATAGAATACGTGCATAGAATTCGTTCTTGGCAGCATAGTCACTTTccatatagtttattttttgtcaaaaagtttaaaaatcaaagcTTCCCAATATTTGGCATTGCTGCTATGCATATAAATATGTAAGATAGACCATTACTGGTTGCC is part of the Mercurialis annua linkage group LG3, ddMerAnnu1.2, whole genome shotgun sequence genome and encodes:
- the LOC126674954 gene encoding ferredoxin-thioredoxin reductase catalytic chain, chloroplastic; amino-acid sequence: MTLQASSCSYGNSFISPPRPSRLRRAPSSLIRAKAEPSDKSVELMRKFSEQYARKSGTYFCVDKGVTSVVIKGLAEHKDTLGAPLCPCRHYDDKPAEAGQGFWNCPCVPMRERKECHCMLFLTPENDFAGKDQVITLEEIKETTANM